Proteins from a genomic interval of Quercus robur chromosome 9, dhQueRobu3.1, whole genome shotgun sequence:
- the LOC126698324 gene encoding 30S ribosomal protein S13, chloroplastic-like yields the protein MAQTLAMPLAPSLSVICNGPNPSFSSKCLSFSVSTPPKIRGLSIKCVRVGNVEIPNNKRVEYSLQYIHGIGRSTARKILGDLNIANKITKDLSEEELITVRDQVSKYMIEGDLRRFNALNIRRLKEIQCYRGMRHIQGLPCRGQRTKNNCRTLKGKRVAIAGKKKAPR from the exons ATGGCACAGACGCTGGCAATGCCTCTGGCACCCTCGCTCTCCGTAATCTGCAACGGACCAAACCCTAGTTTCTCCTCTAAATGCCTTTCATTCTCAGTTTCAACCCCTCCTAAG ATTCGTGGTCTAAGCATTAAATGTGTTCGTGTTGGAAATGTGGAGATCCCAAATAACAAGAGGGTTGAGTACTCTCTTCAGTATATACATGGGATTGGCCGTAGCACAGCTCGCAAAATCCTTGGTGACCTCAACATTGCAAACAAAATCACCAAGGACTTATCTGAGGAAGAACTCATTACAGTGCGTGACCAAGTCTCCAAATATATGATTGAAGGCGACTTG AGGCGGTTCAATGCACTGAATATAAGGAGATTGAAGGAGATTCAGTGCTACAGAGGGATGCGGCACATTCAAGGGCTGCCGTGTAGAGGACAACGAACGAAGAATAATTGCCGGACCTTGAAGGGTAAGAGGGTTGCTATTGCTGGAAAGAAGAAAGCTCCACGTTAA